A portion of the Cystobacter ferrugineus genome contains these proteins:
- a CDS encoding LysR family transcriptional regulator, whose translation MALTPLNALSVFVTVARRRSFTQAAKELGVSSSAVSQAVRQLEEKLGRALLARTTRSVSLTEAGRRLMEDAAPGLQSALAALEHLSADTTQLTGSLRLSVPAFSLPLVIDPVLAKFLELHPHVHVDVSVQDRFVNIVEEGFDAGIRLSEAVERDMVQVRLTPAIRFLVVGAPSYLERHGTPRRPKDLAHHACLGYRSPSTGLPYHWEFEQGRRELSVPVKGPLTSDHAPLVLSMAAAGLGLAYVAEHQAAPWLRTGALRPVLEDWAPIVPGLFLYFPNRTRASRPLRAFIDMARDILPRR comes from the coding sequence ATGGCCCTCACCCCCCTCAATGCCCTGTCCGTGTTCGTCACCGTCGCCCGGCGCCGCAGCTTCACCCAGGCCGCGAAGGAGCTCGGGGTCTCCTCCTCCGCGGTGAGCCAGGCCGTCCGCCAGTTGGAGGAGAAGCTGGGACGAGCGCTGCTCGCCCGCACCACGCGCAGCGTGTCGCTCACCGAGGCCGGGCGCCGGCTCATGGAAGACGCCGCGCCGGGTCTCCAATCAGCGCTGGCGGCGCTCGAGCACCTGTCCGCCGACACCACGCAGCTCACGGGCTCGCTTCGCCTGTCGGTGCCCGCGTTCTCGCTGCCGCTCGTGATCGATCCCGTGTTGGCGAAGTTCCTCGAGCTCCATCCGCACGTCCACGTCGACGTGTCCGTGCAGGACCGGTTCGTCAACATCGTCGAGGAAGGCTTCGACGCGGGCATTCGTCTGTCGGAGGCGGTGGAGCGTGACATGGTCCAGGTGCGCCTCACGCCCGCCATCCGGTTCCTCGTCGTGGGGGCCCCCTCGTACCTCGAGCGGCACGGGACTCCGCGGCGGCCGAAGGACCTGGCCCACCACGCCTGCCTGGGTTACCGCTCGCCCTCGACGGGGCTGCCATACCACTGGGAATTCGAGCAGGGGCGGCGGGAGCTCAGCGTGCCGGTAAAGGGGCCGCTCACCTCGGACCACGCGCCGCTGGTGCTGAGCATGGCCGCCGCGGGCCTGGGCCTCGCCTACGTGGCTGAGCACCAAGCCGCTCCTTGGCTGCGCACCGGTGCGCTGCGGCCCGTGCTGGAAGATTGGGCGCCCATCGTGCCGGGCCTCTTCCTGTACTTCCCCAACCGGACGCGAGCCTCCCGCCCGCTGCGCGCGTTCATCGACATGGCCCGAGACATCCTCCCACGCCGCTGA
- a CDS encoding aldo/keto reductase: MTTTPRIDSLAQYHLLGRSGLRVSPLCLGTMTFGTEWGWGSPKETAHRILARYLEAGGNFLDTADGYTGGTSEQLIGEYFAQHGGRDGVVIATKFTINTSPGDPNAGGNGRKNIYRALEGSLRRLKTDYVDLYWLHAWDGLTPVEEVMHTLTGLVREGKIRYIGLSDVPAWYFARAQTLAEREGLERIAALQLEYSLVERNIEREHIPAALALGAAITPWSPLASGLLSGKYTREGVGVKGDGRLPSISTSGNPGFLKLFTERNWGIVDALKDVARQLDRPPAQVALAWVTRRPGVASTIIGATRLEQLEANLRALDVEIPAPLAERLEAASRPELVHPYHFFEEAFFTGGMFTGGTTVRSEPTWFRPSPGRR; encoded by the coding sequence ATGACGACGACGCCTCGAATCGACTCGCTGGCGCAGTACCACCTGCTGGGCCGCAGCGGCCTGCGCGTGAGCCCGCTGTGCCTGGGCACCATGACCTTCGGCACCGAGTGGGGCTGGGGCAGCCCGAAGGAAACCGCCCACCGCATCCTGGCGCGCTACCTGGAGGCGGGCGGTAACTTCCTGGACACGGCGGACGGCTACACGGGCGGCACCAGCGAGCAGCTCATCGGCGAGTACTTCGCGCAACACGGCGGGCGGGACGGCGTGGTCATCGCGACGAAGTTCACCATCAACACCTCGCCGGGGGACCCCAACGCGGGCGGCAATGGCCGCAAGAACATCTACCGCGCGCTGGAGGGCTCGCTGCGGCGGCTGAAGACGGACTACGTGGACCTCTACTGGCTGCATGCGTGGGACGGCCTCACGCCCGTGGAGGAGGTGATGCACACGCTCACCGGCCTCGTGCGCGAGGGCAAGATCCGCTACATCGGCCTGTCCGACGTGCCAGCCTGGTACTTCGCGCGCGCGCAGACGCTCGCGGAGCGCGAGGGCCTGGAGCGCATCGCGGCGCTGCAACTGGAGTACTCGCTCGTCGAGCGCAACATCGAGCGCGAGCACATCCCCGCGGCCCTGGCGCTCGGAGCGGCCATCACTCCCTGGAGCCCCCTGGCGTCGGGGCTGCTGTCGGGCAAGTACACGCGCGAGGGCGTAGGGGTGAAGGGGGACGGCCGGCTCCCCTCCATCTCCACCTCCGGCAACCCGGGGTTCCTCAAGCTCTTCACCGAGCGCAACTGGGGCATCGTCGACGCGCTCAAGGACGTGGCCCGCCAGTTGGATCGGCCTCCGGCCCAGGTGGCGCTCGCGTGGGTGACGCGCCGGCCCGGTGTGGCGTCCACCATCATCGGCGCGACGCGGCTGGAGCAGCTCGAGGCCAACCTGCGCGCCCTCGACGTGGAGATTCCGGCCCCGCTCGCCGAGCGCCTGGAGGCCGCCAGCCGCCCCGAGCTCGTCCACCCGTACCACTTCTTCGAGGAGGCCTTCTTCACCGGCGGCATGTTCACGGGAGGCACGACGGTCCGGTCCGAGCCCACGTGGTTCCGGCCGAGCCCGGGCCGCCGGTAG
- a CDS encoding LuxR C-terminal-related transcriptional regulator, whose product MRDSDATPIRLTLVAEDPLARGALSRALSEQGSDLVVTASGTLAEVESSSPEAAPDVVLWDVGLHPAGSGGQLEAPDLGAPVLALVPDEAAGEGALSAGARGLLFRDVAPAPLLAALRAVARGLTVFDPALAALRATPRASAPSSTPEGLTPREREVLTLLAEGLSNKAIAERLDISEHTAKFHVNAVLAKLGVQRRTEAVVRAARLGLVTI is encoded by the coding sequence GTGCGGGACTCCGACGCCACACCCATCCGCCTCACCCTGGTCGCCGAGGACCCGCTCGCTCGGGGTGCGCTCTCCCGCGCCCTCTCGGAGCAGGGGAGTGACCTCGTGGTCACGGCGTCCGGGACCCTGGCGGAGGTGGAGTCCTCGAGTCCCGAGGCCGCTCCCGACGTCGTGCTGTGGGACGTGGGCCTGCACCCGGCCGGGTCCGGAGGGCAGCTCGAGGCCCCGGACCTGGGGGCGCCCGTGCTCGCGCTCGTGCCCGATGAGGCCGCGGGAGAAGGCGCGCTCTCCGCGGGGGCCCGGGGGTTGCTCTTCCGGGACGTGGCTCCCGCTCCGCTGCTCGCCGCGCTCCGGGCCGTGGCTCGAGGACTCACCGTGTTCGACCCGGCCCTCGCCGCGCTGCGAGCCACACCGCGTGCCTCGGCGCCCTCCTCGACGCCCGAGGGCCTGACCCCCCGGGAGCGCGAGGTGCTCACGCTGCTCGCCGAGGGCCTGTCCAACAAGGCCATCGCCGAACGGCTCGACATCAGCGAGCACACCGCGAAGTTCCATGTGAACGCGGTGCTCGCCAAGCTCGGCGTGCAGCGGCGAACCGAGGCCGTCGTCCGGGCGGCGCGCCTGGGGCTCGTGACGATCTGA
- a CDS encoding S1C family serine protease: MSADLSAFSESLASLVERIAPGIVRVEARRRHGATGIVWDAEGHILTTHHAIEQEGSITVGLADGRTVPAELVGRDPSTDLALLKADASGLTPLAPGPLEGLKVGHLVLALGRPGRTARATLGIVSALGESWRTYAGGRIDRYLETDADLPPGFSGGALVDTRGRVLGMPTAALSRTAAVVIPGETLGRVAQALRQHGGIRRGYLGVGAHPVRLPQVLWERAGGEHGLIFLTVEPGGPADKAGLMMGDVLVSLGGQPLGSLEELLGYLGDEKVGTQVQARVLRAGEVREVPLTLGKRS, from the coding sequence ATGTCCGCCGATCTCAGCGCCTTCTCCGAGTCCCTCGCCTCCCTCGTCGAGCGCATCGCCCCCGGCATCGTCCGGGTCGAGGCCCGTCGCCGCCACGGTGCCACCGGCATCGTCTGGGACGCGGAGGGACACATCCTCACCACCCACCATGCCATCGAGCAGGAGGGCTCCATCACCGTGGGCCTCGCCGATGGCCGCACCGTCCCAGCCGAGCTCGTCGGGAGGGATCCGTCCACGGATCTCGCCCTGCTCAAGGCGGACGCCTCCGGACTCACGCCGCTGGCGCCCGGGCCGCTCGAGGGCCTCAAGGTGGGTCACCTGGTGCTCGCCCTGGGCCGTCCCGGCCGCACCGCGCGCGCGACGCTGGGCATCGTCAGCGCGTTGGGCGAGAGCTGGCGTACCTACGCGGGAGGCCGCATCGACCGCTATCTGGAGACGGACGCGGACCTGCCTCCCGGCTTCTCCGGAGGGGCGCTGGTGGATACCCGGGGGCGCGTCCTCGGCATGCCGACGGCGGCCTTGTCGCGCACGGCGGCGGTCGTCATCCCCGGGGAGACGCTCGGCCGGGTCGCCCAGGCGTTGAGGCAGCACGGAGGCATCCGCCGGGGCTACCTCGGCGTGGGCGCGCACCCCGTGCGACTGCCCCAGGTCCTCTGGGAGCGCGCGGGCGGAGAGCACGGGCTCATCTTCCTCACCGTCGAGCCCGGGGGCCCCGCCGACAAGGCCGGGCTGATGATGGGGGACGTGCTGGTGAGTCTCGGAGGCCAGCCGTTGGGGAGCCTCGAGGAGCTGCTCGGCTACCTCGGCGACGAGAAGGTGGGCACACAGGTGCAGGCGAGGGTCCTGCGCGCGGGTGAGGTGCGCGAGGTGCCCCTCACGCTTGGCAAGCGTTCGTGA
- a CDS encoding S1C family serine protease, translated as MKFLQQFSDELESLVAKARPAVVAVQHAQGHGTGLFLTPDGYVLTNRHVVRSQGRVTLELHDGREVRAELVGADAPTDLAVVRAEDGAKFPTLPLADPHDVRVGQLVMAIGNPFRLEQSVSMGVVSAINRTLPLPDGVILEGLLQTDAAINPGNSGGPLLNMHGQVVGLNTLVLPYAQGIGFAVSATTAAWVASLLIQRGKVERRFLGIAATAITLPVQSAQETGQLRAVRVMKVGQGTPAADAGLEADDLLLGIDEWSVTSVDDVQRLLALATGPEVRLEVLRKGRRRTLRVRTTPREHSKAA; from the coding sequence ATGAAGTTCCTCCAACAGTTCTCCGACGAGCTCGAGTCGCTCGTCGCCAAGGCGAGGCCCGCGGTGGTGGCGGTGCAGCACGCGCAGGGCCACGGCACGGGCCTCTTCCTGACACCGGACGGCTACGTCCTCACCAACCGGCACGTGGTGCGCAGCCAGGGCCGAGTCACGCTGGAACTGCACGACGGCCGCGAGGTGCGCGCCGAGCTCGTGGGCGCGGATGCCCCCACGGACCTGGCGGTGGTGCGCGCCGAGGATGGCGCGAAGTTCCCCACGCTGCCGCTGGCGGATCCCCACGACGTGCGCGTGGGGCAATTGGTGATGGCCATCGGCAATCCCTTCCGCCTGGAGCAGTCGGTGTCGATGGGCGTGGTGAGCGCCATCAACCGCACGCTGCCCCTGCCGGACGGAGTGATCCTCGAGGGCCTGTTGCAGACGGACGCGGCCATCAACCCGGGCAACTCGGGAGGGCCGTTGCTCAACATGCACGGGCAGGTGGTGGGCCTCAACACGCTGGTGCTTCCGTACGCGCAGGGCATCGGCTTCGCGGTGAGCGCCACCACGGCGGCCTGGGTGGCCAGCCTGCTCATCCAACGCGGCAAGGTGGAACGGCGCTTCCTCGGCATCGCCGCCACGGCCATCACCCTGCCGGTCCAGAGCGCCCAGGAGACGGGGCAGCTTCGCGCGGTACGCGTCATGAAGGTGGGCCAGGGCACGCCCGCGGCCGACGCGGGACTCGAGGCGGACGACCTGCTGCTGGGCATCGACGAGTGGTCCGTCACGAGCGTGGACGACGTCCAGCGCCTGCTGGCGCTCGCCACCGGGCCGGAGGTCCGCCTGGAGGTGTTGCGCAAGGGTCGGCGCCGCACCTTGCGAGTCCGCACCACGCCTCGCGAGCACAGCAAGGCGGCGTGA
- a CDS encoding ketopantoate reductase family protein: MRFSIVGSGAVGGYFGAKLVQAGHEVTFLARGAHLEALRQRGLEIRGPAGDVRVPVRAESDPARVGPVDVVMLAVKTYDIAGALPTVKALLAGGDKAVVLTLQNGVDSPDEVASAVGQEAVLGGSAYISVAITAPGVLTQTGMHHRITFGEFFGDTTRISPRVGALRDTLASAGIHTDAVPDARVSLWDKLVFLGPFAGLTGSTRLPIGLLRTCQPALDTYTAAASEIIRVAATEGVTVLRNPESLVRELQGLPPQTRASLLVDLEQGKRLEVEALMGSVVRRGRAAGVPTPVMATLYGVLAPYASGRPSASW; this comes from the coding sequence ATGCGATTCTCCATCGTGGGTTCCGGGGCCGTGGGCGGTTATTTCGGCGCGAAGCTGGTCCAGGCGGGCCATGAGGTCACCTTCCTCGCGAGGGGTGCGCACCTGGAGGCGCTGAGACAGAGGGGGTTGGAGATCCGCGGCCCGGCCGGAGACGTGCGCGTCCCGGTGCGCGCGGAGTCGGACCCGGCGCGGGTGGGCCCGGTGGACGTGGTGATGTTGGCGGTGAAGACATACGACATCGCCGGGGCCCTCCCCACGGTGAAGGCGCTGCTGGCGGGCGGGGACAAGGCGGTGGTGCTCACCCTGCAGAATGGCGTGGACAGTCCCGACGAGGTGGCCTCCGCCGTGGGCCAGGAGGCGGTGCTCGGCGGCTCGGCCTACATCTCCGTGGCCATCACCGCGCCCGGAGTCCTCACCCAGACCGGGATGCACCATCGCATCACGTTCGGTGAGTTCTTCGGGGACACCACGCGCATCTCTCCACGCGTGGGCGCCCTGCGCGACACGCTCGCCAGTGCTGGCATCCACACGGACGCGGTGCCGGACGCGCGCGTATCGCTCTGGGACAAGCTCGTCTTCCTGGGGCCCTTCGCCGGACTCACCGGCTCCACCCGCCTGCCCATCGGCCTGCTGCGGACGTGTCAGCCCGCGCTCGACACCTATACGGCGGCGGCGTCGGAGATCATCCGGGTCGCCGCCACCGAGGGGGTGACCGTTCTCCGGAATCCAGAGTCACTCGTCCGGGAGTTGCAGGGCCTGCCTCCGCAGACGCGCGCGTCGCTGCTGGTGGACCTGGAGCAGGGCAAGCGGCTGGAGGTGGAGGCCCTGATGGGCTCGGTGGTGCGCCGGGGCCGGGCGGCCGGAGTTCCCACGCCGGTGATGGCCACCCTGTACGGAGTGCTCGCGCCCTACGCGAGTGGACGTCCATCGGCTTCGTGGTGA
- a CDS encoding sensor histidine kinase has product MRPRSSILPLLLALAVALRAREAAATSLDHYASSQLSVNDGAPADIWTLEQAPTGYLWLGTGMGLYRFDGVRFDRYPLREGQRVPSSNINALKVLPNGDIWLGFFAGGAARLRDGRSTVFGPREGMPPGRVLRFAGTPDGALWAAAAGGLARYEEGQWHVVGPEWGYDDGAAEYVYVDRRGVLWVCTPRRLVFLRPGERRFQDTGETISRDAVLAEDPDGRLWLSEDLQGTRPLPDHARSVPPGTAPASSAAPPTSGASSTAGAPVFARAKQMLFASDGSLWLTVWGAGVWRLPSPASIPTGRGLRPSDPLEKFEQPDGLASPVVVPVIEDTEGTVWVGTNAGLTSFQKKRLREIPELSSTSQGGFTLAVLDTRVMAGNQRTALVVDPPAPPRAYGGPVPTRTANFAADGALWWFSGREVFRRAGDTSRKFELPTGTVDSHVVAFLPNGEDGMWLSIVGHGIFIATPEGIHPERRFGDSPAPNAMALGPGNVVWLAFEDEVVRWSDGHPTRYGTDDGLAIGRATAIHATDKNLLVAGESGVARFDGQRFATILDSRDSAFGFITGIVESLDGALWMNGGRGVVQVKTGDIERMFSQPGGALNYRLLDWRDGLPGIALQAGPVPTAVRDQRGRLWFATNRGVAWLDPAALLRNERPPRTEIQSVRAGDRIYLAGDDLHLPEGTHSVTLRYTAITLAAADRARFRYRLEGVDGEWHDGGSLREATYAHLTHGHYRFRVVSSNGDDVWDETGATLDFTIEPTLVQTKAFAVACVIALLAIAWSAYRMRARAIEKQVQLRLEERHRERERIARELHDTLLQGVQGLVLQFDSVARRIVDPEINQMMERAIVKAEGLIVAARDRVSDLRVTNGPLGTALAGAVRELTDGEILVTVSVTGDERPLHAAVRDELLMIAREAMTNAVHHAKAQSIAVSLTYDENRLSLCVKDDGMGLDPGYANHHGKPGRYGIKGMFERARRLGGALRIRNAPEGGTEVDVRIHAGSAYAETSSGRASGLLHRWMKRLKAARPE; this is encoded by the coding sequence ATGCGTCCCCGGTCGTCCATCCTCCCCCTCCTGCTCGCACTGGCCGTTGCGCTGCGCGCCCGCGAAGCCGCGGCCACGTCCCTCGACCATTACGCCTCCTCCCAGCTCTCGGTAAACGACGGCGCGCCCGCCGACATCTGGACGCTGGAGCAGGCGCCCACGGGATACCTCTGGCTCGGCACCGGCATGGGCCTCTATCGATTCGATGGAGTCCGTTTCGACCGCTATCCGCTGCGGGAGGGACAGCGGGTGCCCTCCTCCAACATCAACGCGCTGAAGGTGCTGCCCAACGGCGACATCTGGCTGGGTTTCTTCGCCGGAGGTGCGGCGCGGCTGCGCGATGGCCGCTCCACCGTCTTCGGCCCCCGCGAGGGGATGCCGCCCGGCCGTGTGCTGAGGTTCGCCGGCACCCCGGACGGTGCGCTCTGGGCCGCCGCCGCGGGTGGGTTGGCCAGGTATGAGGAGGGGCAATGGCATGTCGTGGGCCCGGAATGGGGCTACGACGACGGCGCCGCCGAATATGTCTACGTCGATCGGCGCGGCGTACTTTGGGTCTGCACGCCACGCAGGCTGGTCTTCCTCCGTCCGGGGGAGCGGCGGTTCCAGGATACGGGAGAAACGATCTCCCGGGATGCCGTGCTCGCGGAGGACCCCGACGGCCGGCTTTGGCTGAGCGAGGATCTCCAAGGGACACGTCCTCTGCCGGACCATGCCCGGTCCGTCCCGCCTGGCACCGCACCCGCGTCTTCAGCGGCTCCGCCGACGTCCGGCGCCTCTTCGACGGCGGGTGCGCCTGTCTTCGCACGGGCCAAGCAGATGCTGTTCGCCAGCGACGGCAGCCTCTGGCTCACCGTCTGGGGTGCCGGCGTCTGGCGACTGCCCTCCCCGGCCAGCATTCCGACCGGGCGCGGTCTGCGCCCCTCGGACCCGCTGGAGAAGTTCGAGCAGCCCGATGGACTGGCCTCCCCGGTGGTGGTGCCGGTGATCGAGGACACCGAGGGCACCGTATGGGTGGGTACGAATGCCGGGCTGACGAGTTTCCAGAAGAAGCGCCTGCGGGAAATCCCCGAGCTGTCGTCAACGTCTCAAGGGGGCTTCACGCTCGCGGTTCTGGATACCCGGGTGATGGCGGGCAATCAGCGGACCGCGCTGGTGGTGGACCCTCCCGCCCCACCTCGTGCCTACGGCGGTCCGGTGCCGACCCGCACGGCCAACTTCGCCGCCGATGGTGCGCTGTGGTGGTTCAGTGGAAGAGAGGTATTTCGCCGCGCAGGCGACACGTCGCGGAAGTTCGAGCTCCCCACCGGCACCGTTGATTCGCATGTGGTGGCCTTCCTGCCGAACGGCGAGGACGGCATGTGGCTGTCCATCGTCGGCCATGGAATCTTCATCGCCACCCCCGAGGGCATCCATCCCGAAAGGCGGTTTGGCGACAGCCCCGCCCCCAACGCCATGGCGCTCGGTCCCGGCAACGTGGTCTGGCTGGCGTTCGAGGACGAAGTGGTCCGGTGGTCCGACGGCCACCCGACCCGATACGGCACGGACGATGGGCTGGCGATCGGCCGCGCCACCGCGATCCACGCGACCGACAAGAACCTGTTGGTTGCCGGCGAAAGTGGGGTCGCGCGCTTCGACGGCCAGCGCTTCGCGACGATCCTGGACAGCCGGGACAGCGCCTTTGGTTTCATCACCGGCATCGTCGAGTCACTGGACGGGGCTCTGTGGATGAACGGCGGGCGGGGCGTGGTCCAGGTGAAGACTGGCGACATCGAAAGGATGTTCTCGCAACCCGGCGGTGCGCTGAACTACCGCCTGCTCGACTGGCGTGACGGGCTGCCCGGCATCGCCTTGCAGGCGGGCCCGGTCCCCACGGCGGTGCGGGACCAGCGCGGTCGGTTGTGGTTCGCCACCAATCGCGGCGTCGCGTGGCTGGACCCGGCCGCGTTGCTCAGGAACGAGCGCCCACCCCGGACCGAGATTCAAAGCGTGCGAGCCGGAGACCGTATCTACCTCGCCGGGGACGACCTGCATCTGCCGGAAGGCACCCACAGCGTGACGCTGCGCTACACCGCGATCACGCTCGCGGCGGCGGACCGGGCACGCTTCCGCTACCGGCTGGAGGGTGTGGACGGCGAGTGGCACGACGGCGGCTCGCTGCGCGAGGCAACCTACGCCCATCTCACCCACGGCCACTATCGCTTCCGCGTTGTCTCCTCCAACGGTGACGACGTGTGGGACGAAACCGGCGCCACGCTGGACTTCACCATCGAGCCCACCCTGGTCCAGACGAAGGCCTTCGCCGTCGCCTGCGTGATCGCTCTGTTGGCCATCGCCTGGAGCGCGTACCGGATGCGGGCCCGCGCCATCGAAAAACAGGTCCAGTTGCGACTGGAAGAGCGCCACCGCGAACGGGAGCGGATTGCCCGGGAACTGCACGACACGCTGCTCCAGGGGGTGCAAGGCCTGGTGCTTCAGTTCGACAGCGTGGCCAGGCGCATCGTCGACCCCGAAATCAACCAGATGATGGAGCGTGCGATCGTGAAGGCCGAGGGCCTGATCGTCGCCGCGCGCGACCGGGTCTCCGATCTGCGCGTGACGAACGGGCCGCTCGGCACGGCGCTCGCTGGTGCGGTGCGGGAACTGACGGACGGAGAGATCCTCGTCACCGTCTCCGTCACTGGCGACGAACGGCCGCTGCACGCCGCCGTCCGCGACGAGTTGCTCATGATCGCCCGGGAGGCGATGACCAACGCGGTGCACCACGCGAAGGCCCAGTCCATCGCCGTGTCCCTGACCTATGACGAGAACCGTTTGAGCCTGTGCGTGAAGGATGACGGCATGGGCCTGGACCCCGGCTATGCCAACCACCACGGCAAGCCGGGCCGCTACGGCATCAAGGGCATGTTCGAGCGAGCCAGGCGCCTGGGTGGAGCACTGCGCATACGCAATGCGCCGGAGGGTGGCACGGAGGTGGACGTGAGGATCCACGCGGGATCCGCCTACGCGGAAACTTCATCCGGCCGCGCATCCGGTCTGTTGCACCGGTGGATGAAACGGCTCAAGGCAGCCAGGCCTGAATGA